Proteins from one Xenopus tropicalis strain Nigerian chromosome 1, UCB_Xtro_10.0, whole genome shotgun sequence genomic window:
- the borcs8 gene encoding BLOC-1-related complex subunit 8, translating to MEEQEMQIKVKKVTDKFTESMYVLANEPSVALYRLQEHVRRSLPELAQHKADMQNWEEQSQGSIYTVEYACSAVRSMTFSSVHFKSVDGLLKQAINLKHQLNAVHSRR from the exons ATGGAAGAGCAGGAGATGcaaataaaagtaaagaaag TAACGGATAAGTTCACTGAAAGCATGTATGTTCTTGCCAATGAGCCCTCTGTGGCATTATACCGCCTTCAGGAGCACGTCCGCAGGTCTCTGCCAGAGCTAGCACAGCATAAA GCTGATATGCAGAACTGGGAAGAACAAAGTCAAGGGTCAATATACACAGTGGAATATGCCTGCAG TGCTGTCAGGAGTATGACATTCAGCAGTGTTCACTTCAAGAGCGTTGATGGGCTTCTTAAACAAGCCATCAACCTGAAGCATCAGCTAAATGCAGTTCATAGTCGGCGGTAG
- the rfxank gene encoding DNA-binding protein RFXANK isoform X1 produces MADQITTEDGIVPITCVPNHNNDSIIIPLYPQAQSGSDVEEDVLPLNAGPLQYSTTLTNRQRGNMVSVLPATLDSLSVQQLAAQGELTQLKEYIQKDKALINCPDERGFTPLMWAAAFGEIETVRYLLELGADPHILAKERESALSLASTGGYSDIVTLLLSKKVDINIYDWNGGTPLLYAVRGNHMKCVEVLLERGADLTMEADSGYTPMDLAVALGYKKVQQVIEHHILKLFQSKD; encoded by the exons ATGGCAGACCAAATAACAACAGAGGATGGCATTGTCCCCATAACCTGTGTTCCTAACCATAATAATGACAGCATAATCATCCCCCTTTATCCACAAGCACAAAGTGGCTCAGATGTGGAGGAAGATGTTCTACCGCTTAATG CAGGTCCCTTACAATATTCCACTACCCTAACTAACAGGCAGCGGGGAAACATGGTATCTGTATTGCCAGCCACACTCGATT CTCTGTCTGTACAGCAACTTGCTGCCCAAGGGGAGCTCACCCAGCTGAAAGAATATATACAGAAAG ATAAGGCATTAATCAACTGTCCAGATGAGAGAGGTTTTACCCCTTTGATGTGGGCTGCTGCTTTTGGAGAGATAGAGACTGTTCGCTACCTCTTGGAGCTG GGAGCTGATCCTCACATTCTTGCCAAGGAAAGAGAGAGTGCATTGTCTCTTGCAAGTACTGGTGGATACTCAGACATTGTGACGCTGCTCCTGAGTAAAAAAGTGGACATCAATATATATGATTGG AACGGAGGTACTCCATTACTGTACGCAGTGAGGGGAAATCACATGAAATGTGTGGAGGTTTTGCTAG AACGAGGTGCTGATTTAACCATGGAGGCTGATTCTGGATACACCCCAATGGATCTTGCTGTGGCTCTGGGCTACAAAAAAG TTCAACAGGTCATTGAGCATCACATTCTGAAACTGTTTCAAAGCAAAGACTAA
- the rfxank gene encoding DNA-binding protein RFXANK isoform X2: MADQITTEDGIVPITCVPNHNNDSIIIPLYPQAQSGSDVEEDVLPLNGPLQYSTTLTNRQRGNMVSVLPATLDSLSVQQLAAQGELTQLKEYIQKDKALINCPDERGFTPLMWAAAFGEIETVRYLLELGADPHILAKERESALSLASTGGYSDIVTLLLSKKVDINIYDWNGGTPLLYAVRGNHMKCVEVLLERGADLTMEADSGYTPMDLAVALGYKKVQQVIEHHILKLFQSKD, encoded by the exons ATGGCAGACCAAATAACAACAGAGGATGGCATTGTCCCCATAACCTGTGTTCCTAACCATAATAATGACAGCATAATCATCCCCCTTTATCCACAAGCACAAAGTGGCTCAGATGTGGAGGAAGATGTTCTACCGCTTAATG GTCCCTTACAATATTCCACTACCCTAACTAACAGGCAGCGGGGAAACATGGTATCTGTATTGCCAGCCACACTCGATT CTCTGTCTGTACAGCAACTTGCTGCCCAAGGGGAGCTCACCCAGCTGAAAGAATATATACAGAAAG ATAAGGCATTAATCAACTGTCCAGATGAGAGAGGTTTTACCCCTTTGATGTGGGCTGCTGCTTTTGGAGAGATAGAGACTGTTCGCTACCTCTTGGAGCTG GGAGCTGATCCTCACATTCTTGCCAAGGAAAGAGAGAGTGCATTGTCTCTTGCAAGTACTGGTGGATACTCAGACATTGTGACGCTGCTCCTGAGTAAAAAAGTGGACATCAATATATATGATTGG AACGGAGGTACTCCATTACTGTACGCAGTGAGGGGAAATCACATGAAATGTGTGGAGGTTTTGCTAG AACGAGGTGCTGATTTAACCATGGAGGCTGATTCTGGATACACCCCAATGGATCTTGCTGTGGCTCTGGGCTACAAAAAAG TTCAACAGGTCATTGAGCATCACATTCTGAAACTGTTTCAAAGCAAAGACTAA